The Altererythrobacter sp. CAU 1644 genome has a window encoding:
- a CDS encoding TPM domain-containing protein, with product MARLFFIWSAALAALLAAPLSAQEFPALTGRVVDQADLLSPAEEAALTQKLETLEAQSQRQLVVATIPDLQGYDIADYGYRLGREWGIGDAERNDGALLIVAPNDRKTRIEVGYGLEGIMTDALSSLIIQQQLLPRFRNGDFAGGIDAGVDSIITQLQLPEDEARRVAQEAGQRRESDSGDGFGFLIWLGFIFFFFILPMMRGRRRRRRYGVGGAIGDIILWEVGKGIARGISDGGGGGWGGSGGGFGGGGFSGGGGSFGGGGASGGW from the coding sequence GTGGCTCGCCTTTTCTTCATCTGGAGCGCCGCCCTCGCGGCGCTCCTTGCCGCGCCTCTTTCCGCGCAGGAATTCCCGGCGCTGACAGGGCGCGTCGTCGATCAGGCAGACCTGCTTTCGCCGGCCGAAGAGGCAGCGCTTACGCAAAAGCTCGAGACTCTCGAAGCGCAGTCGCAGCGCCAGCTGGTCGTGGCCACAATCCCGGACCTTCAGGGCTACGACATTGCGGATTACGGTTATCGCCTCGGACGCGAGTGGGGCATCGGCGATGCCGAGCGCAATGACGGCGCACTGCTGATCGTTGCCCCCAATGACCGCAAGACCCGGATCGAGGTGGGATACGGCCTTGAAGGGATCATGACCGATGCCCTTTCCTCGCTGATCATCCAGCAGCAGCTCCTGCCCCGCTTCCGCAACGGAGATTTCGCGGGTGGGATCGATGCGGGTGTCGATTCGATCATAACCCAGCTGCAACTGCCCGAAGACGAGGCCCGCCGGGTCGCGCAGGAGGCCGGTCAACGGCGCGAAAGCGACAGCGGCGATGGCTTCGGCTTCCTCATCTGGCTCGGCTTCATTTTCTTCTTCTTCATCCTGCCGATGATGCGCGGACGGCGGCGCAGGCGGCGTTACGGTGTCGGCGGCGCAATCGGCGACATCATCTTGTGGGAAGTCGGAAAAGGCATTGCCCGCGGGATCAGCGATGGCGGAGGCGGCGGCTGGGGCGGCAGTGGCGGCGGCTTCGGCGGAGGAGGGTTCTCCGGCGGCGGCGGCAGTTTCGGGGGCGGTGGCGCCTCCGGGGGGTGGTAG
- a CDS encoding arylesterase: MASAQGGLQMVIGDWSKVLVAAATLALAACGSEAPAEAVEDGALAGVEQEVPVMGPQKRILAFGDSLFAGYGVGLENSYPAKLQNALRARGTNAIVVNAGVSGDTTAAGRQRIAYTLDSQAVKPDLVIVELGGNDILRSLPPTETRANLDAILTEIRKRDIDVLVMGMRSPPNLGSVFSSEFDDIYPELANEHDAELVPFFLESIYTKRNLFQSDRIHPTVEGIEELVTDTVDEVEDALD, from the coding sequence ATGGCCTCCGCACAAGGAGGCTTGCAGATGGTGATCGGCGATTGGTCGAAGGTTTTGGTAGCGGCGGCGACGCTCGCACTGGCGGCATGTGGCAGCGAAGCCCCTGCCGAAGCAGTGGAAGACGGTGCCCTCGCTGGTGTCGAGCAGGAAGTCCCGGTGATGGGGCCGCAGAAGCGGATCCTCGCGTTCGGCGACAGTCTCTTCGCTGGCTACGGCGTCGGGCTTGAGAACAGCTATCCGGCAAAACTCCAGAATGCCCTGCGCGCACGCGGTACCAACGCCATCGTGGTCAATGCGGGGGTCTCGGGGGATACAACCGCCGCCGGTCGTCAGCGAATTGCCTACACGCTCGACTCCCAGGCAGTGAAGCCCGACCTCGTCATCGTGGAATTGGGCGGTAACGATATCTTGCGGAGCCTGCCGCCTACCGAAACCCGCGCCAATCTCGACGCAATCCTGACCGAAATCCGCAAGCGCGACATTGACGTCCTCGTGATGGGCATGCGCTCGCCGCCCAATTTGGGTTCCGTCTTTTCCTCGGAATTCGACGACATCTATCCCGAACTGGCAAACGAGCATGACGCCGAACTGGTGCCCTTCTTCCTCGAATCGATCTATACCAAGAGGAACCTGTTCCAGAGCGACCGTATTCATCCGACGGTCGAGGGTATCGAGGAACTGGTGACTGATACCGTGGACGAGGTCGAAGACGCGCTGGACTGA
- a CDS encoding NUDIX hydrolase has protein sequence MSYPDADQPEEIIWQGNFVVSKRRGRWEYVSRARDIRAAVILAIEDGYVLLVQQYRVPLGRDCIELPAGLIGDHEGEDGEDDLGAAGRELEEETGYRAGKLEDLGNFYSSPGMLSESFTLVRATKLEKVGDGGGVEGENITVHRVALANLSSFLVAKRNEGCGIDVRLLLLLGNEILTGV, from the coding sequence ATGAGCTATCCCGATGCAGACCAGCCGGAAGAGATCATCTGGCAGGGCAATTTCGTCGTCTCCAAGCGCCGCGGGCGGTGGGAATACGTCAGCCGGGCGCGCGACATCCGCGCAGCAGTAATCCTGGCGATCGAGGATGGGTATGTCCTGCTGGTGCAGCAATACCGCGTGCCGTTGGGCCGCGATTGCATCGAACTTCCTGCCGGACTGATCGGCGATCACGAAGGCGAAGATGGCGAGGACGATCTCGGCGCGGCCGGGCGCGAGCTCGAAGAGGAAACCGGCTATCGCGCCGGCAAGCTCGAGGATCTCGGCAATTTTTACTCCTCGCCGGGCATGCTCAGCGAAAGCTTCACGCTTGTGCGCGCGACGAAGCTTGAGAAGGTCGGCGATGGCGGCGGTGTCGAAGGCGAGAACATCACCGTCCACCGCGTCGCACTCGCGAACCTTTCCAGCTTTCTGGTTGCAAAGCGAAACGAAGGTTGCGGCATCGACGTGCGGCTGCTCTTGTTGCTGGGCAACGAAATTCTCACGGGAGTATGA
- a CDS encoding PspC domain-containing protein — MNDVIRSTDSRPAKRGFHLDKRDAKIFGVCAGIADYFGINAMWVRIGFAAGTIIGFGSLILVYLAIALIAD, encoded by the coding sequence ATGAACGACGTCATTCGCAGCACCGACAGCCGCCCGGCCAAGCGCGGCTTCCACCTCGACAAGCGCGATGCCAAGATCTTCGGCGTGTGCGCAGGGATCGCCGATTACTTCGGGATCAATGCCATGTGGGTTCGCATCGGCTTTGCTGCCGGCACTATCATCGGCTTTGGATCGCTGATCCTGGTCTACCTCGCGATCGCCCTGATCGCGGATTGA
- a CDS encoding arginine N-succinyltransferase, which produces MTFRLRAARADDLEHLYEMAKLTGGGFTNLPPDRNALGAKLARASEAFARDEDELADEQFVLILEDTATGAIRGTCQLMTQVGQQWPFYSYRLNTLTQYSQELDRTVRAEMLSLVTDLEGSSEVGGLFLHPNERAGGLGLLLARSRYLFIAMHRERFGDRVLAELRGIIDERGGSPFWDGVAGRFFGMGFQEADYFNAINGNQFIADLMPKHPVYVAMLDEEAKKVIGMPHPTGRAAMRMLENEGFRYDGYVDIFDGGPTMVARTDDVKSVKEAKPLKITSTTLEEGERALLATGRLSSFRSCYGARALGDEGEIAIDAQAADVLDVKIGDTVWSVAR; this is translated from the coding sequence TTGACTTTTCGCCTGCGCGCGGCCCGCGCCGACGACCTCGAACATCTTTACGAGATGGCCAAGCTCACCGGCGGCGGCTTCACCAATTTGCCGCCCGATCGCAATGCCCTGGGCGCGAAGCTGGCGCGCGCGAGCGAGGCATTTGCGCGTGACGAAGACGAACTGGCCGACGAGCAGTTCGTCCTGATCCTTGAAGACACCGCCACCGGAGCGATCCGCGGCACCTGCCAATTGATGACCCAGGTCGGTCAGCAATGGCCATTCTATTCCTATCGTCTGAACACGCTGACCCAGTACAGCCAAGAGCTCGACCGCACGGTGCGTGCCGAGATGCTCAGTCTCGTCACGGACCTTGAAGGTTCGAGCGAAGTCGGCGGGCTCTTTCTCCACCCCAACGAACGCGCGGGTGGGCTTGGACTGCTCCTTGCTCGCAGTCGCTACCTCTTCATTGCGATGCACCGCGAACGGTTCGGCGACCGCGTGCTGGCGGAGCTGCGTGGCATCATCGACGAACGCGGCGGGTCGCCCTTCTGGGACGGTGTCGCTGGCCGCTTCTTCGGCATGGGGTTCCAGGAAGCCGATTATTTCAACGCCATCAATGGCAACCAGTTTATCGCGGATTTAATGCCCAAGCACCCGGTCTATGTCGCCATGCTCGACGAAGAGGCCAAGAAGGTGATCGGCATGCCCCACCCCACCGGCCGGGCGGCCATGCGCATGCTCGAGAATGAAGGGTTCCGCTATGACGGCTATGTCGACATCTTCGACGGCGGCCCGACGATGGTGGCGCGCACCGATGATGTGAAAAGCGTCAAGGAAGCCAAGCCGCTCAAGATCACCTCGACCACGCTCGAGGAAGGGGAGCGGGCCCTCCTCGCCACCGGCAGGCTCAGCAGCTTCCGCAGCTGCTACGGGGCGCGGGCACTCGGTGACGAGGGAGAGATCGCAATCGATGCGCAGGCGGCCGACGTTCTGGACGTGAAGATCGGCGATACCGTGTGGAGCGTCGCACGATGA
- a CDS encoding ABC transporter ATP-binding protein yields MTSPSLAISARNLTLTLGTKAAPVEILRGIDLDVHEGEVVALLGPSGSGKSSLMAVLSGLERASSGSLQVAGQDFSTLDEDALAFARRGRIGIVLQAFHLLPTMTAAENVATPMELSGAEGVRARAEEELKAVGLGHRLDHYPTQLSGGEQQRVAIARATAPRPTLIFADEPTGNLDAATGHEIIDLLFNRREETGATLLIITHDPELAERCKRVISMADGKIVSDNRSA; encoded by the coding sequence GTGACAAGTCCCTCTCTCGCGATTTCCGCCCGAAACCTGACCCTGACCCTCGGAACCAAGGCCGCTCCGGTCGAAATTCTGCGTGGGATCGACCTCGATGTCCATGAAGGAGAGGTGGTTGCCCTGCTCGGCCCCTCCGGCTCGGGCAAGAGTTCGCTCATGGCCGTCCTATCCGGACTGGAACGAGCGAGTTCGGGATCGCTCCAGGTCGCAGGCCAGGATTTCTCTACGCTCGACGAAGACGCGCTGGCCTTCGCCCGGCGTGGCCGGATCGGCATCGTTCTGCAGGCATTCCACCTCCTGCCGACGATGACCGCAGCCGAAAACGTCGCGACGCCGATGGAGCTTTCGGGCGCGGAGGGCGTTCGCGCCCGCGCCGAGGAGGAGCTTAAGGCGGTCGGTCTCGGCCACCGGCTCGATCATTATCCGACCCAGCTATCGGGCGGCGAACAGCAACGCGTCGCCATCGCCCGCGCCACGGCTCCCCGTCCCACGCTGATTTTTGCTGACGAGCCGACCGGCAATCTCGACGCTGCCACCGGCCACGAGATCATCGACCTGCTGTTCAACCGGCGCGAGGAGACCGGTGCAACGCTGCTCATCATCACGCATGATCCGGAACTTGCCGAACGGTGCAAGCGAGTGATCAGCATGGCCGACGGCAAGATCGTATCGGACAATCGCTCCGCATGA
- the mscL gene encoding large conductance mechanosensitive channel protein MscL produces the protein MLSEFKEFIAKGNVMELAVAVIIGGAFATIVGSMTDDLIMPVVGMIFGDVDFSDKYMVLSGDVAAGASLEAAREAGANVLAWGSFISTVINFLILAIIIFMLVRYANKVTAQFEKKEDEAPAGPTEIDLLTEIRDALKK, from the coding sequence ATGCTTTCGGAATTCAAGGAATTCATTGCCAAGGGCAATGTCATGGAACTGGCAGTCGCCGTCATAATTGGCGGCGCCTTCGCAACGATTGTTGGTTCGATGACCGACGACCTGATCATGCCTGTCGTCGGGATGATCTTCGGCGATGTAGATTTCAGCGATAAGTACATGGTGTTGAGTGGTGACGTGGCTGCGGGCGCGAGCCTCGAAGCGGCGCGTGAAGCGGGCGCCAACGTACTCGCCTGGGGCAGCTTCATTTCAACAGTGATCAACTTCCTGATCCTGGCCATCATCATCTTCATGCTGGTTCGCTATGCCAACAAGGTAACGGCACAGTTCGAAAAGAAGGAAGACGAGGCTCCTGCCGGTCCGACCGAGATCGACCTGCTGACCGAAATCAGGGATGCCCTGAAGAAGTAG
- a CDS encoding CPBP family intramembrane glutamic endopeptidase translates to MSEDRGGGRQAALVDLLVVVGVLVSVKQAVLPFSVVYAGPASTFSAMIVATFLLYRRGMRWADLGLVWPESWLKTLGWTAAIFAVFLATAGLSSVLADQFAEDIGTSGRFDFVEGSWLGYLTVMALVWTHGSFFEELLFRAFVITKTEGALGGARWATIGAVVIGAIFFGYRHYYYQGLHGAFVTGMIGLVFGLIYVWIGRRNILPLILTHGLANSIAQTSRFLG, encoded by the coding sequence GTGAGCGAAGACCGGGGCGGTGGACGACAGGCGGCGCTGGTCGACCTGCTCGTGGTGGTGGGCGTGTTGGTGAGCGTGAAGCAAGCCGTGCTGCCGTTCTCGGTGGTCTACGCGGGGCCCGCGTCGACTTTCTCCGCCATGATCGTTGCAACATTCCTGCTCTATCGGAGAGGTATGCGCTGGGCTGACCTCGGGCTCGTCTGGCCCGAGAGTTGGCTGAAGACGTTGGGCTGGACTGCGGCAATCTTTGCGGTGTTCCTGGCGACGGCGGGGCTTTCCAGCGTCCTGGCCGATCAGTTCGCAGAAGACATCGGTACCAGCGGTCGGTTCGATTTCGTCGAAGGTAGCTGGTTGGGTTACCTGACCGTCATGGCTCTGGTCTGGACCCATGGTTCGTTCTTCGAAGAGCTCTTGTTCAGGGCCTTTGTGATTACCAAGACGGAAGGGGCCTTGGGCGGCGCCCGCTGGGCGACCATCGGCGCGGTGGTGATCGGCGCGATCTTCTTTGGCTATCGCCATTATTACTACCAGGGGCTGCACGGTGCATTTGTGACCGGCATGATCGGGCTGGTGTTTGGTTTGATCTATGTCTGGATTGGGCGCCGCAACATCCTGCCGCTCATCCTGACACACGGCCTAGCGAACTCGATCGCACAGACTTCGCGCTTTCTTGGCTAG
- a CDS encoding TPM domain-containing protein, with translation MASYLNSEQHQIVTAAVAEAELSTSGEIVTVLADRSDGYTDVVLLWAIGLAFSVMSLFAVFPLPFMDLWDRLVGGWTHEWTNGELASMTIGLGLIAFIASWAVQLWNPLKILLIPGPVKTARVHEQAIKHFKVGAERRTHGRTGVLIYLSMREHRAEIVADEPIAEKVPAEVWGEAMADMLVEIKQGRIAEGMAAGVRDVGRVLSEHFPRHEDDQNELPDRLIEV, from the coding sequence ATGGCAAGCTATCTCAATTCCGAGCAACATCAGATTGTAACCGCGGCGGTGGCCGAGGCCGAGCTCTCCACTTCCGGAGAGATCGTCACCGTCCTTGCTGACCGGTCCGACGGCTATACCGACGTCGTGCTGCTGTGGGCGATCGGGCTGGCTTTTTCGGTGATGAGCCTGTTTGCCGTCTTTCCCTTGCCGTTCATGGACCTGTGGGACCGCCTCGTCGGCGGCTGGACGCACGAATGGACGAATGGCGAGCTTGCCAGCATGACCATCGGCCTTGGTCTCATCGCCTTTATCGCGAGTTGGGCCGTGCAGCTGTGGAATCCGCTGAAAATCCTGCTCATACCCGGTCCCGTCAAGACCGCGCGCGTCCACGAGCAGGCGATCAAGCATTTCAAGGTCGGGGCCGAACGGCGCACCCACGGGCGGACCGGGGTGCTCATCTATCTCTCGATGCGCGAGCACCGGGCCGAGATCGTCGCCGATGAACCGATCGCCGAGAAAGTGCCGGCGGAAGTCTGGGGCGAGGCGATGGCCGACATGCTTGTCGAAATCAAACAGGGTCGAATCGCCGAAGGCATGGCAGCAGGCGTGCGCGATGTCGGCCGGGTTCTCTCCGAACATTTCCCGCGGCACGAAGACGACCAGAACGAGCTTCCCGACCGGCTGATCGAAGTCTAA
- a CDS encoding SDR family oxidoreductase, whose protein sequence is MAGRVAGKMALITGAAQGLGAAHSALLAQEGARVLCTDINGDGAAETAAAINDALGAGTAFSIQHDVTDRSHWDAAVALARDAMGGLNVLVNNAGIGVAGNIETCKFEDWKRCYAINVDGIFHGCQAALPLMREHAPGSIVNISSIAGLIASDTMPAYNSSKAAVWMLSKSIALHCAKNNMQIRCNSVHPTFVDTPILDGTAKHHNLDKQVLLEKLARQIPLKFVGEPNDIANAVLYLASDESRFMTGAELKLDGGISAM, encoded by the coding sequence ATGGCTGGACGTGTCGCCGGCAAGATGGCGCTGATAACTGGTGCTGCCCAAGGGCTTGGAGCAGCGCATTCCGCCCTCCTCGCGCAAGAAGGTGCCCGCGTGCTGTGCACTGACATCAACGGGGATGGCGCTGCCGAAACGGCGGCCGCCATCAATGATGCGCTTGGAGCTGGAACTGCCTTCTCCATCCAGCACGATGTCACCGATCGCTCCCACTGGGACGCGGCAGTAGCCCTGGCACGCGACGCGATGGGTGGCTTGAATGTGCTCGTCAATAATGCCGGAATCGGCGTTGCCGGGAACATCGAGACCTGCAAGTTCGAAGATTGGAAGCGATGCTACGCGATTAACGTCGATGGCATCTTCCATGGCTGCCAGGCTGCTCTGCCGCTGATGCGCGAGCATGCGCCTGGCTCAATCGTCAACATCTCGTCGATTGCCGGGCTGATCGCGAGCGACACCATGCCAGCCTACAATTCGTCAAAGGCGGCGGTCTGGATGCTGTCGAAGTCGATCGCACTGCATTGCGCCAAGAACAACATGCAGATCCGCTGCAACTCGGTTCACCCGACCTTCGTCGATACGCCGATCCTCGATGGCACGGCGAAGCACCACAATCTCGACAAGCAGGTCCTGCTGGAAAAACTGGCGCGTCAGATTCCGCTGAAATTCGTCGGAGAGCCGAACGACATTGCCAATGCAGTGCTTTATCTGGCGAGTGACGAGAGCCGTTTCATGACCGGAGCGGAACTGAAGCTCGACGGCGGCATCTCGGCGATGTGA
- the recF gene encoding DNA replication/repair protein RecF (All proteins in this family for which functions are known are DNA-binding proteins that assist the filamentation of RecA onto DNA for the initiation of recombination or recombinational repair.): MALDRITLQNFRNHRATELAGTCQFNLLVGENGAGKTNVLEALSLLAPGRGLRRAALDEMAGQAGGGGFAIGASLKEQGHESARLGTYVESERAGRRLVRINGAEASAASLGEWFAIGWLTPAQDRLFADSAGARRRHVDRMALALDPQHASRVSRFEAALRERNRLLERGGDSTWLDAIEAQVTEHGERVAFGRSQLVAALSDELSALPDGPFAKPILTYRPGGPTEFEALRAEFRLQRGRDRAAGRALTGPQRDELEVIMAGSGQSAAACSTGEQKAMLIAMTLAHAVLAAEGRPGVLLLDEVAAHLDPVRRSALFDRLRQGRAQVWLTGTEEGPFAEIVDEAAVWRVAAGTVERL, from the coding sequence ATGGCGCTCGACCGAATAACGCTGCAGAATTTTCGCAACCACCGCGCCACGGAACTGGCGGGAACCTGCCAGTTCAACCTGCTGGTCGGCGAGAACGGAGCGGGCAAGACCAATGTGCTGGAGGCGCTATCGCTGCTTGCACCGGGCCGCGGCCTGCGCCGCGCCGCGCTCGATGAAATGGCGGGTCAGGCCGGCGGTGGGGGCTTCGCCATCGGCGCCAGCCTCAAGGAACAGGGTCATGAGAGCGCGCGGCTCGGTACCTATGTCGAAAGCGAGCGGGCCGGCCGCAGGCTGGTAAGGATCAACGGTGCGGAGGCGAGCGCCGCCAGCCTCGGAGAATGGTTCGCCATCGGGTGGCTGACACCGGCACAGGACCGGCTGTTCGCCGATAGCGCGGGCGCCCGGAGACGGCATGTCGACCGCATGGCGCTGGCACTCGACCCCCAACATGCCAGCCGCGTTTCCCGGTTCGAAGCCGCCTTGCGCGAGAGAAACAGGTTGCTCGAACGCGGTGGCGACAGCACCTGGCTCGACGCGATCGAGGCGCAGGTCACCGAGCACGGCGAACGCGTCGCCTTCGGGCGGTCACAACTGGTTGCCGCGCTCTCGGACGAATTATCGGCCCTGCCCGACGGCCCCTTTGCGAAGCCCATCCTGACCTATCGGCCAGGAGGCCCAACCGAGTTCGAGGCCCTCCGCGCCGAATTCCGATTACAGCGTGGCCGCGATCGCGCCGCCGGGCGCGCGCTCACCGGTCCGCAGCGCGACGAACTCGAGGTGATCATGGCCGGGAGCGGGCAATCCGCCGCAGCCTGTTCGACCGGCGAACAGAAGGCCATGCTGATCGCCATGACATTGGCCCACGCGGTTCTCGCGGCCGAAGGTCGCCCTGGCGTCCTGCTGCTCGACGAAGTCGCCGCGCATCTCGATCCTGTGCGCCGCAGCGCACTGTTCGACCGTCTTCGTCAGGGCCGCGCGCAGGTCTGGTTGACGGGCACGGAGGAAGGGCCGTTCGCAGAGATCGTCGACGAGGCGGCAGTCTGGCGTGTGGCAGCGGGAACGGTGGAGCGGCTGTAA
- a CDS encoding LemA family protein translates to MNFAAVRRFALVAAASLGLAACGINSVPAAEENAKAKWADVEAQFQRRANLIPNLVEVAQGAAENERAILTEVTEARARATSINVSADDLGDAQKMQEFAAAQGQLGQGLGRLLASFEAYPQIQSNQNYLALQSQLEGTENRIAVAIRDYNEAVRQYNTTIRTFPDTIGANIIHGAEPLAPYEAATEGAEVAPTIDMTSN, encoded by the coding sequence ATGAATTTTGCTGCTGTTCGCCGCTTCGCTCTCGTGGCGGCCGCTTCGCTGGGCCTGGCTGCCTGCGGTATCAACTCCGTCCCGGCTGCCGAAGAAAACGCCAAGGCCAAGTGGGCCGATGTGGAGGCGCAGTTCCAGCGCCGCGCCAACCTCATTCCCAACCTCGTCGAAGTTGCGCAAGGCGCAGCCGAGAACGAGCGAGCCATCCTTACCGAAGTGACCGAAGCACGCGCACGCGCGACCAGCATCAACGTCAGCGCCGATGACCTTGGCGATGCGCAGAAGATGCAGGAATTTGCAGCAGCCCAGGGGCAGTTGGGCCAAGGCCTCGGCCGCCTGCTGGCCAGCTTCGAAGCATATCCGCAGATCCAGTCGAACCAGAACTATCTGGCACTGCAGAGCCAGCTTGAAGGCACCGAGAACCGCATCGCCGTTGCAATCCGCGACTATAACGAAGCGGTGCGCCAGTATAACACCACGATCCGCACTTTCCCCGACACCATCGGCGCGAACATCATCCACGGCGCAGAACCGCTCGCTCCCTATGAGGCCGCTACCGAAGGTGCCGAGGTAGCACCCACAATCGACATGACCTCAAACTGA
- a CDS encoding N-succinylarginine dihydrolase, translated as MSLTEINFDGIVGPSHNYAGLSLGNIASASHKGDVSYPRAAALQGVEKMRGNLARFGAQGFLLPLPRPNNSLLDSLAVDPAVDRALLAAAWSASSMWTANAATVSPAPDTADGKCHLTPANLVTMIHRAQEWPDTKRMLDVAFGNGDHFVVHDAVPPTFGDEGAANHMRLCDGHGAQGVEVFVYGRPGGKFPARQHEQASRAVARLHGLAPERAVFIEQNPVAIEAGAFHNDVVAVANETVIFAHELAFADRQGAYDAMRKAFSALQVVEVPDSAVSLSEAIKTYLFNAQLVTRPQGGMALVVPDECRESGAVWGWLEGMLATNGPIREVVPVDVRQSMANGGGPACLRLRVVADPATVDPRFMLDDEKADTLEQTIASHWPEQIDPADLGSETLANSVKSARGALLDRLGLSELG; from the coding sequence ATGAGCCTGACGGAGATCAATTTCGACGGCATCGTCGGGCCGAGCCACAATTACGCCGGTCTAAGCCTCGGGAATATCGCCAGTGCCAGCCACAAGGGCGATGTCTCCTATCCGCGCGCCGCAGCGCTGCAGGGCGTGGAGAAGATGCGCGGCAATTTGGCTCGCTTCGGCGCACAAGGGTTCCTGCTGCCGCTGCCCCGCCCGAACAACTCGCTGCTCGATAGCCTTGCCGTCGATCCGGCGGTCGACCGTGCGCTGCTGGCAGCCGCCTGGTCCGCCTCGAGCATGTGGACCGCCAATGCCGCGACCGTCAGCCCGGCGCCCGACACTGCCGACGGCAAATGCCACCTGACACCCGCCAATCTGGTCACCATGATCCACCGTGCCCAGGAGTGGCCGGATACGAAGCGAATGCTCGATGTCGCATTCGGCAATGGTGACCATTTCGTCGTGCACGATGCCGTGCCGCCGACCTTTGGCGATGAAGGTGCGGCCAATCACATGCGGCTGTGCGATGGGCATGGAGCGCAGGGCGTCGAGGTGTTCGTCTATGGTCGCCCGGGCGGCAAGTTCCCGGCGCGCCAGCACGAACAGGCCAGTCGCGCCGTTGCGCGGCTCCACGGCCTCGCCCCCGAGCGCGCCGTATTCATCGAACAGAACCCGGTCGCGATCGAAGCGGGGGCATTCCACAACGATGTCGTTGCAGTCGCCAACGAGACCGTCATTTTCGCGCACGAGTTGGCATTTGCCGACCGCCAGGGTGCCTATGACGCGATGCGCAAAGCTTTCTCCGCGCTGCAGGTCGTCGAAGTACCCGACAGCGCGGTGAGCCTATCCGAAGCTATCAAGACTTATCTCTTCAACGCCCAGCTCGTCACGCGCCCGCAAGGCGGCATGGCGCTGGTCGTTCCCGATGAATGCCGTGAAAGCGGTGCGGTATGGGGCTGGCTAGAAGGCATGCTTGCAACCAACGGCCCGATCCGCGAAGTGGTCCCGGTGGATGTGCGCCAGTCGATGGCCAATGGCGGAGGACCTGCCTGTCTGCGCCTGCGTGTCGTTGCAGATCCTGCGACGGTCGATCCGCGCTTCATGCTCGACGATGAAAAGGCCGACACGCTGGAACAGACCATCGCGTCCCATTGGCCCGAACAGATCGACCCGGCCGATCTCGGCAGCGAAACGCTGGCAAACAGTGTCAAATCGGCACGCGGGGCACTTCTCGACCGGCTCGGGCTCTCCGAACTGGGTTAA